The sequence AGTTCGCAAAATTGCTACACACTGCTCCTTGGATATGCACGCGTggtatctcgacgatgacactaTCATAGGAGATACTATAGAGGTGTCTAAAGCTCTCAAGATCATTCAACAAGAAGGTGCTTCACGTGGGCTACATTTGAACATCAGGAAGACGGAGATTTTCTGGCCTGCTGTAGATCCTGGCCTGCTGTAGATCCTAGAAGCCTCATGGCAGATGTCTTCCATGTGAACATTAGTAAGCCCTCTAATGGGGTTAAACTTCTTGGAGGACCTGTTAGCCTTGACAGCCAATCTTGCAGTGATATGGTCAAGTTCAGAGCCGATAAAACTGTCCATCTGATGAACTCTGTAAAAAAGTTGAAGGACCCATAGAGCGAACTTTTGTTACTACGCAACTGCACTGGTGTCTCAAAACTATATTTCACTCTTCGCACTACTAACTCTCAAGTCTTACCTGCTGTTACAGAACATTATGATCAACAACTACTGGGATACTTACATCATATAGTTACCGATGATGGCGCTCGTTTTGGTATTCTTCAGCAAAGACTTGCTACACTTCCATTTAAAGAGGGAGGATTTGAGGTCTATACAATGGCTGATGCCAGCCATTACTGTTACATGGCAtcacaaattcaaaaacaacATTTGCAGAATACTATCCTTAGCTCCATCGACACTTCAGAAACAAGCCATAACTACCAATATTCTCTCAACAAATACATGCAGGTTTGCGACCTCTCCACTTTCAGCACCAACTCTGTTTCCCCACATCCCATAAAAGCTTTGGCAGCACAATATTTCGATGTTGTTAAGAGGAAACTACCAACCAAGTTTACTTTGACAACAAGAGACGCATTTCTGTGGCAAAGTAATAAGTTGAATCATGTTATGGACTTTTTGAAAGCGATTCCCATTCCAGGCCTTGGCCAATCTCTTGGTCCACGACAGTTCCGTGTCGTTGCTCAGTACAGACTTGGTATTCCATTATTTCCTGAAGATAGCAAATGCTCATGTTGTGGAcgtgctatggatgtttatggggaTCATGCCCTCCATTGTGCAAGCGAGGTTGGTATAAAGTTTCGGCATAATTTGGTGAGAGATCTTGTCATGGATATTTGCTACAGATCAGGTGTCGCAGCTGGGAAGGAGGTAGCTTTGGGCTTTTTGTCTGACAACAACAATGCTCTCAAGCCTGCTGACATCCTCATCTATAATTGGGAAAACGGTCAAGACACCTGCTTTGATGTCACCGGAGTTTCACCTTTCTCGAGTGGTGTGATTCGCAGCTTCATACCAGGCCACGCTATCTCCGCAGCAGTTACTCGCAAGTGTAACTAATATTTGGACAAGTGTGCGTCTCAAGGATACCTTTTTTGTGCCTTGGCATTTTCTACTTTGGGTGAGCTTGGAGATGAATTTGTTATTCtgttgaagagattgaagaattgttTGACCAACCATGATGTTAATAGCAAAGTAGGTGGTCTGCTTTTCCATAAGGTAGATTTGGTTATCCAGAAGGGCATTGGTGCACAAATTGTTACCCGactctaataaaataaaataaaaaccttatcTGGCTTcgtttttttataataataatattttttaagcAAACCATATTCATAATATGttttattaaataataaaaatataaataaagtaataaaataaattacttatattttattaaatatatatttatttcagATGTTTTAAATTTAGAATTAtaatttataacaataaaattgtaattaaaattaatttttgAAATATGGTTATTTTCGTCATTAACTACATCTTTAGCAATTTAAAATACCAGTTTACCGAACAAAATTTACAGTTTGTTAATTGCACAATGCTTTTTAGACTATAATTTACCAAACGTCATGCCGATTTATTTCCAAAACACATCACAACACATCACAATAGAAAAGCACTTTTCTAAAActcacaacaataccaaactagcCTTTAGCAGGCAAGCAGCAAGAATGAGGCTTGGCTCTGGGCTCCTCAGCAGGCCAATTGGAACATGTATTGGGCTACTTATAATGACATCCATACATACCCATTGGGCCATTACCTACCTCACAATTCGACTCTAAAGTCCAAAGCAGAAggaaaggaagcaaagaaggataTTCACTGAATACTTGAAATAAGCGTGAGAGCTGAGACGACGAGAAGAGAACCCAGAACGGCTTCTCAAtagtttaattaaaaatattcacAACAATTCTTCCTTCGTTCCACGCAATCAAACCGAaccccctttcttcttcttctttctcaacTTTTTTCTGGGGTTAATCATTTTCATTCAGTTCTATTATTCTtcggcttcttcttcttcaatccttGTTGTCGCTTCTTTTTCTACCCCATCCTCCCTCTGTGGCTTTTGTCATTGAAGTCAATCACTTTGTCTTGCAAGTTTTAACCCCcccaaaaaaagtaaataaattggGTTCTCATCAAAGTCACTTCTTTGGATTGCTATTCATAGTCTGATATCCAATTCCAACGCCAACCCTCTGTCGGTCTCAGGTAAATTTTGCGctactatttatttttttgtggtTATTTACTGGGTTTTTTTAGTTGTTTATGTATGGAATATTGGTTTTTTCAATTTAGTGTTTCGTTAGGTATGGGCAACTAGGGGTTTTATTGTTTTGGGGTTACCACTAATACTACGAACGCCAATTTTGTGTTCGCTGTTTTTGAGGTTTTGATTGATCTATGTTTGTTATACAGAAGCTCTGGGTGAATTTGGAGCTTCTTCGAGACAAAGCTGCTCTTAATTTCAGTCGATATCAGTGTAACTCATCTGCTAAGCCAATTAATACTTGAGATTCAGTGATTATTTAGGTAAGATGTTTCTTAAAGCAGAAAAAAGTATAAATTATGTTTCGGTTTAATAGAATTTGATATCAAAAGACATTTTGTTTCATAAAGATATGATTTTTAGTGGGTTTGGAGCTACTTGAATGGTTAAACTGCCAAAAGGTTGTCTTTGGCATCTTAGGGTTTAATAGACTAGATGTGTTATTCAAACAAGATTTAGAAGGAAATCCGAATGTAGTCTCCACATAATCCACTGATAATAGTTTATGAGGAAGCATACTGGTTTTAGTTATAGCCTATGAACAGTAGTTTTATTTTATGATCTagaaaaactgaaaaagcggTGCTTTGGAAAGGGTTAGAAGCATGAATTAGGATTAATGAAGTGAACCTCTACCCTCAGCTGTTTGTAAACATGTACGCTCTTTGGTATTTGACTAGATGTGTTAGGTTGCTAGATCAATCATGCTGGCATTACTATCTTTCGAAGTTTTcagaaattccaagttgtttttattgattaGCGATGTTTATAATCACTTTTTCTGTTTGGGTAACATAAGAATGTAGAGGGTGAATTAGGAGACTGATACTCAGTTGCTTCACTGTTTATTATATAAACTAAATTAAACCTAACAAAATTCCACTAGAGATTACTGGAACTTTAGAATAGAAACCCAAGTTCCTGATGAGTACACTGATTTCTTTCTATCTTCTTCGATCATAGTGATGGTCTATCATTGTCTTTTGCTGTTAAGTTATATACTTCATATACTCTGAGTTTCTTGGACTATGCTATAGTTTTTTAATGTCTATTCACATGTATCATCATGAAGACTTGAAACTTTCCTTAACAAGCACATTTACTTATACATAATCTCCTTCAGTATTCCTCTTTACAGGTCTATAGTTGAACTACCCAAATGATCATTTTGGGGAATGCACTCTCTCTCGTTATCTTGGGCTAAGTGTTTGTGAATGATGTCCAGTGGACACAAAGGAGTACATGCCCTCAAACACAACATTCTTAATTGGCAATGGAAAAGAGAATCATCGTTAAACCAAGAACTTCTCATTGACGTGGCTCCTGAGATCGAGTTGTCTGACTACCGGAGGCTGCCAAGTTCTGGGAGTGAGAGTCCTTCCGACCTTCTTAACGGGGAAGGCTTGAATGTGGAACCAATTGCTGATCTGGATCTCTTCTTTGACAGACTTTATAAATACTACTGTGAGAACGGACTTCAGTGCATCATAATCAAGTGGATAGTCGAACTTCTTAGCTTGGGGTTCACCATATGTTTTTCTGGTGTATTCCTTTTATTTGTCGATTGGAATGGTCTTCGCAACGCGAAGTGTGGGATAGAGGCAGTTGAATCTGGGATTAAACCCTGTGATTTGGCCAAAGAGGCCTTTCATCAACACCCATTAACTCCTTTCACATTTACCAAAGGGGTCATTTTGGGGTATCTAGGAATATTTTCCGGATACTGGATCTTTACGTTTGTGAGATTTTGTTATCAATTAAAAGATATCTTGGAGATTCGGCGCTTCTATTATAATAGGTAACTATAACTATGAAATTACTTTCTGATGTTTTCCCCAATATGAATAATCGCGAACCATTTTTTGTAGTTACTCTTGTAGTTGTAGGGTGGTCAGTGTACTATTTTGGCATAATTAGTTTTTAAGCAACTTTACCTATTTTTTTGGCAGTCTGCAAGTTACTGATCGTGAAGTTCAAACAATGCCATGGGCCACCATTCTTGAAAAGGTTGTTCAGATACAAAGGTCACAACAACTCTGTGTTGTAAAAGATCTCTCTACACATGATATAATCATGCGAATAATGCGCAAGGAGAACTACTTGATTGGGATGCTCAATAAAGGCATTCTTGCTTTCCCAATCTCTCAGTGGGTACCGGGATCTGGTCCTGCAGTCAGCTCTGCTGAGTCTGGCATACGTGGAAGAAGAAATTGTTTAATGTTGCCTAAGACTCTTGAATGGACATTTAATTGGTGTATATTGCAGAGCATGTTTGACAGGTATGTATGAAAAAGGTCACTATTATGTTTTACGTACAGTTAATACTTTCATTAGCATATAACTCAGATATTAGTTAGTAAACTACTCAAGCAGCCTACTAATATGAATGTAATTTGCGCTGTCCAGAAATTTTCGCCTGCAGAGTGACTTCATTTCCAATCCTACATCATTAAGAAGGAGGCTTATGTTAATCGGGATAGCGATGCTTCTCCTTTCTCCCTTTAGTATCATCTTTATGGTGGTATTTCACTTTTTGAGGCATGCTGAACAGTTCTATAATCATCCAAGTATAGCATCATCTCGAAGATGGTCCAACTTATCAAGGTGGATCTTTAGGGAATTCAACGAGGTATTACTCATTAAATTAGTCGTGTTCAAATGCTATGCATCTCCGTTCACATGATACTGTTAACATTGAAAATACTAATTAATCGTATTCAAATGCTATGCTTCTCCTAATCGTTTTGTCAATAGGGCTACAGTCTTGTATCGAAAGGGGATGCATTCAGAATTTGTAAACTTGACTTGCTTTTAATATATTGACTTTCCAATATGTttatatcattttttgttttgtatttcaGGTCGACCATTTATTCAAGCATCGAATGAACAGCAGCGTAATTCATGCAGACGAATATCTGAAGCAATTTCCATCTCCAATTATTAGCATCATTGCGAAATTTGTCTCTTTTGTTTCTGGGGGCTTCGCTGCTATTCTTATcataattgcaatacttgatgaatctctacttGAAGGGCATGTAATAATGTTTTTTCCACTCCCCCGTTTTGTAGCTTTTATATAGGGTAGTTTCCAAGTCTACACGAACGAATTAGTTGAGTTTACTCTGACAGTGTATTAATTTTCCAGATATATGGTCGTAACCTATTATGGTATGCTGCTGTTTTTGGAACTGTGACCGCTATTAGCCGGGCAGCCATCATGGAGGACCTTCAGGTCCGTAACCCAGAAGGGGCGATGTCTTTAGTCGTGCAGCACACGCACCATATGCCAAAGAGGTGGCGCGGTAAAGAAAATTCGGATGTGGTTCGGACAGAATTTGAAACCTTATTTCAGGTAAACCCACCTCTGAAACTGTTTTCTGTTTTAAATATGGAATTCAATTTTCTAAAAATATTATTGTTGTGCTATTTCTCAAGTAAGCTCATTTAAGCATTACATACTAGTGCTTAATGTCTGATAATTCTTGCTAATAAATTATGAACTTCGGCATTAGTTGATATAAGATAAAGCAGCAATTATTCTGCTCTTTTTGTCCACGATTGACTCCCTATTTTGCAAAATAGTACGACAGGATTAATGTAGAACTATGTAAAATCTAATGAATATCTCTAATGAGACTTGAAAGTATACTCTAGCTCAACTGAGACTCGGTCTTTCTAGTTTCTTTATGTTTTTTACAACTTGAGAGTTGTCGGAATTGTAATTAGTTGAAGTAAGATATCTATCTTTTGGGAATTAGTACTTATGTTATTATATTATGTGTGCAGTATACTGGGATGATGTTATTGGAGGAGATGGCCTCAATTTTTCTCACGCCATTTTTACTTATCTTTGTCGTACCACAGGTATCTTTGTTTTACATGTAATACATTTTTCTCCGAACTCATACACGGCTGCCCACCCTCTCTCCCTCCCTTTAATGGTTCTCTTAAATTATGCAGCGCGTGGAAGACATTTTGCAGTTCATTTCAAATTTCACAGTGGATGTTGAAGGCGTGGGTCATGTTTGCAGGTTATTACCATTCGCCTTTTTTTGAAGCAAGTCTAGATAGATGACTGTCACTGATTACATTAGAATATCTAGGTCTTGTCCTATAATTGGTTTTATTTATTCAATATTAGGCTTCATGCAAACAATTGAAGTTTTGACTCCTGTTTCCAACTTCTTTATGCAGCTTAAGTGTCTTCGATTTTGAAAGGCATGGAAATAGCAACTATGGTGCACCATACAATACACCGCAAACCCAGAGGAGCTCCCAGGGGAAGTTGGAAAAGTCATTCTTGAGGTATGGTTTGTTTTTCATCCTATTTATCTGGCGACATGCAAAGGGATCAAGGATATGTTTACTTGTATAAAGTGAAGGAACTTCTAATGTGTCTGGCTTGCAACTTTACTAGGTTTCTGCTTCTTTCTGtgtgatttttcaaaattttggggAAGGATACCGATTAAACTAAGAAGACTATGAATGTTTACTTTTCGTGTTCAGAATGTGTTTCTGGATAATATAATTTTCAGAAAATCTTGTACATATTAAACCCAGACGTTTGACTGTATCCTTCACTTGCTAATGAAGCTTGACCTACTTTTTCAGCATTTTATCCATTTCCCATTACTATGTTTTTATAAGTTCATCCTTCTTGTCAATATCTAAGTTCCCTGAACTGAGTTGATTTTATTATATTGAATTGCAGCTTCCACAGCAGTTACCCTACTTGGGAGCCAGATGCGGCAGGAAAACAATTTTTATCAACTCTTAGAAGTTTCCGGGATCAAAATTTGCCAGGAAGGACACGGCAAGAATTTCGGTACCCAAGGAATTGGCAATTGAACCTTGATTTGAGAAACCAAGGAAACATGGGAGGTATTCCCATAACAGGTTATCAGTTGGGTTCATTATGGATTGTCGATTCAGATCAAAATAGTCACCCATATTTGCTAGATTGGTATTACACTTCACGTTTCCCCCGCACACTGAACGATTCAGAAGacataccaccaccaccaccaactgaaATGGAGCGTGATAGAGATATTTGGAGACCGTATAATCAGGCCGGTACACAAGCAGGACCAAGATTTGAACAAAACTGGGGTTTCCATCTGGACGAGGAACGGGCGCGCAGTCCTATGGAAGCATCTACTTCAACTCCTTCGTTCCGGGAAAGTGTATTACAACATCACAACACAGGTCATCTTGAACGTCCTGTTGAGAACCACTGGTGGGCCCGAAATGATCCTAATTCTGGTGGCGGAACCCAGGCAAGTTTTCTTGAGCCTCCAGTTTTCAACCATCAAATGTTAGATAACATTCATAAAAACTACTCTGATAGAAGTTCGGAGGAGCAAGAACAACGGTTGGATTGGAGGAATTCTCAATTGTTATCTAGAACGACATGTATTGAAGAAGATGTCGCTGGTGCAGATGAAGATTTTAATCTACCATTCAATGACATATACTATACGGAAGAAACCAAAATGAAATCACAGCACCAGAACCATGAAACTGTGTGAATGACAAAAATTGATtcaaatttcttcttttgttcttttaCCCTGATCTTAGTCTTCCGGGGGTATCTTTAATCACCCTGCAAGCTCTAAGTTGGTTGTTATGCATGAAAACAGTCTGTAGTGTCTGGTCTTAATGTTTTATTCTTTATTTGTACATAAATTTAAATTTAACTCAGGTTAGTTTTGGCAATGTGAATTCTGTTAATCGCCAAGGGTTTAATGAGTCGCCATGAGTCTATTGAAACTGTGAACTCATTCATTGTTTAACTCAGTTAATGTACATTCCAAGTTATTCCTGTATCCAAAAAACAATTCATCATCAATGTTCTTGTTTAAGATGCATGTAAAATGCATAGGTTTTGACATTGTTCCAAGCTTCTACATAAATGATGATTGTTCGTGTCTTTTCTTAGCAGATGCAAAACAAATGAAATTCACACAATGGATGTATATAAACTCAAGTTTTGCAATTAGAAATCCAGGATATCGGCATCAAACCATAGGAAAGTATTAAACAGAAGCAACTACAGAACCTACTAATACTAGAAAATTTAAAATGATAAGATTGTTAAACCCCAGTGGATCCAAAACCTTCAACCTCTGGAGTAATTATCTTCTCAATAATGAGTTGAGCGACTCTATCATCCATTTTAACTTGGAAATCAACATCAGAATGATTGAATAAGATAACCCCAACTGGTCCTCGATAATCAGCATCAATAACACCAGCACCTACATCTATGGAATGCTTCCAGGTCAATCCCGAACAGGGTGCAACACGAGCATATGTTCCTTGAGGTACCGCAATGCTTAAATCAGTTGGAATTAGGGCTTTTCCTCTGCCTGGAACCATCATTTCAGCTGCACTGGAAAGATCATAACCAGCCGAAAGGGATGAACCTCTAGAAGGAAGAACAGCTTTTTCTGAAAGCTTTTTGACTCTCAAGAAACAAGAGATTTCTGGAACACCGTTTTCATGAACCTTCTGGGTCTTCACTGAAGGTTCTCTGGCTTCTGAAGTCTGATTGTTGTTGCTTTGAGAATCCGATTGCTGTGCCATTTTGATTGTGAGAAAATTGAAATTGGGTTTGGTTCTGGTGATATGAAGATTTGGGAATGAAATAGATGTAGGGAACGACTGATTTATAAGGAGAACGAAATTTGGGAAAAGTGGCGCCAATATTTCCCGCCATTAACATTTTCTTAGGGTCTTTATTGTTTTCGTGGGAAAATGTGAAAAACGATTTCAGTTAGGTATCTGTGTTTGCAACTTCTATTTGCCGTGTAGTATTACTATTTTTCACTAATTTCTTATCTTTATggaaaaatccaaataattatggagtgtacttaagtggttacttttgAATTCCTTCAATTTTAAAGTGTGCCGAGAAATCCTAATTCATAGTTTCTGGAAAAAATAAGACCTAGAGAAATGGTtggatatggagttttatctgctATGAAAGATTTAAGAATCAGCAACTACCAGCAGAAAATTGTTTGGGTCAAGAGGCAGAGTGATTTTTACAGGAAGGGAAAATTAAACCTAAGAACAACAGCAAAGATGGTTCAGATGAAACTGGAGAGACAGAGGAGAACACAGAATGTAGAGGGGGACTTCTATGTTGGTAAGGAAAAAGTTTTCTATTCTTTTGCTTAGAATTTTGTGAATTTTTCTTCTTTGAAATCTCTCCAGAAAGAATTCATGAAGTTTTGTTAGTTTGGGATTGTCATATCTGTTAGACTAGAGAAAACTAGTGGCTGAAGGTTTATCATCTGTGTACACCACAAAGTCTTATCCCAAAGTGATAACACCTCAGTGGAGGAGACAAATAGAGATGGCTCAATGGATGGATTGCTTTATAAGTTTGAACCCTCATGTTGCTTAGAATTTAATGCCAATCCGAGTATTACTTACACCAACTTTCCATCAGGTAGCATATTGATCTGCTGGAAAGCATGGTATAGGTAAACCTGGTCTTAGGTGGCAGTAGTCTAAGACTATAGATTCTCCTATTTCTTATTCTACTTGCACCTCCGAAGAGAATGTTTGGGGTCTAACCAAAACTGTATTGTCTGGTGGAAGTAGGTTGTCTGTTTGTCAAGGATGATAATATGATTAAGTCAGTGGGATTGTCTATTGTTATAGGATGATAATTTCCATTAACACCATTACTAAGTATAACACCAATTACTAAGTATAACACCAATTACTGAAGCCACATAGAAGTGATTCAAAAGATGATCCTTTCATCTCTGTGGACAAACTCATAAGAAATCTGTTGTTCTAAAAGTTATAACCCTCATTGAAGTTGGTAAAATTTACTGTCTACTATCCaccaatgagttattataatctCCTGGATCCATAGTAAAAGTTGGTTTAGTCAGGAATTTGGTGGCAGTAGTCTGAAATTTTCATACATCCCTTATGGCAGTAGTCATGCTCTAGGCTCAGTCTGTG comes from Papaver somniferum cultivar HN1 chromosome 7, ASM357369v1, whole genome shotgun sequence and encodes:
- the LOC113297214 gene encoding uncharacterized protein LOC113297214, with the protein product MDLCSRIQLLLLPICTLNLYFPKSSKEERSGNRKKLQTASVNLALARWKEPEGCIALLQQVLQEHREVQKSRKQGKQKRKTNVEACKKKLSHGHYTAAIRILSSNGVVHDNPDTLYQLQQKHPHAPSPTIPIDTITAASVVVGSQKVLKAIRSFPKGTSCGRDGLRAQHLLDELSGPADAVSKELLTSIAGVVNLWLSGVCHAVLGPYIASAPLTPLLKPDGGLRPIAVGTMRRLCSTIAATTVGSEMANYLGDHQFGVGIPCGGEIILHASNRILELKEHYDQQLLGYLHHIVTDDGARFGILQQRLATLPFKEGGFEVYTMADASHYCYMASQIQKQHLQNTILSSIDTSETSHNYQYSLNKYMQVCDLSTFSTNSVSPHPIKALAAQYFDVVKRKLPTKFTLTTRDAFLWQSNKLNHVMDFLKAIPIPGLGQSLGPRQFRVVAQYRLGIPLFPEDSKCSCCGRAMDVYGDHALHCASEVGIKFRHNLVRDLVMDICYRSGVAAGKEVALGFLSDNNNALKPADILIYNWENGQDTCFDVTGVSPFSSGVIRSFIPGHAISAAVTRKCN
- the LOC113297215 gene encoding autophagy-related protein 9-like encodes the protein MMSSGHKGVHALKHNILNWQWKRESSLNQELLIDVAPEIELSDYRRLPSSGSESPSDLLNGEGLNVEPIADLDLFFDRLYKYYCENGLQCIIIKWIVELLSLGFTICFSGVFLLFVDWNGLRNAKCGIEAVESGIKPCDLAKEAFHQHPLTPFTFTKGVILGYLGIFSGYWIFTFVRFCYQLKDILEIRRFYYNSLQVTDREVQTMPWATILEKVVQIQRSQQLCVVKDLSTHDIIMRIMRKENYLIGMLNKGILAFPISQWVPGSGPAVSSAESGIRGRRNCLMLPKTLEWTFNWCILQSMFDRNFRLQSDFISNPTSLRRRLMLIGIAMLLLSPFSIIFMVVFHFLRHAEQFYNHPSIASSRRWSNLSRWIFREFNEVDHLFKHRMNSSVIHADEYLKQFPSPIISIIAKFVSFVSGGFAAILIIIAILDESLLEGHIYGRNLLWYAAVFGTVTAISRAAIMEDLQVRNPEGAMSLVVQHTHHMPKRWRGKENSDVVRTEFETLFQYTGMMLLEEMASIFLTPFLLIFVVPQRVEDILQFISNFTVDVEGVGHVCSLSVFDFERHGNSNYGAPYNTPQTQRSSQGKLEKSFLSFHSSYPTWEPDAAGKQFLSTLRSFRDQNLPGRTRQEFRYPRNWQLNLDLRNQGNMGGIPITGYQLGSLWIVDSDQNSHPYLLDWYYTSRFPRTLNDSEDIPPPPPTEMERDRDIWRPYNQAGTQAGPRFEQNWGFHLDEERARSPMEASTSTPSFRESVLQHHNTGHLERPVENHWWARNDPNSGGGTQASFLEPPVFNHQMLDNIHKNYSDRSSEEQEQRLDWRNSQLLSRTTCIEEDVAGADEDFNLPFNDIYYTEETKMKSQHQNHETV